From Bradyrhizobium sp. 4:
CCAACCTCGATGAACGGCTTGGCGCCGGGCTCCGGCGCCCAATAGGCGGTGCCGACCATCGGCGAGGTTACGGCGCCGGGATGCTTCGACAGGTCGGCAGCGGCAGGCGCGGCGGCAGCTGCAGCCACCGGGAGCGCGGCGGGGGCGGCCGCCATCTGCATCGGCATGGTCGCGGCGACGCTGATGTTGCGGGCGACGCGCAGGCGCAGGCCGGCACGCTCGATCTCGATTTCGGTGAGGCTGGTCTCATCGAGCAGCAAGGCGAGCTCGCGGACGAGGGCGGAATCCTCGCTGGAAAACTTTGCGGCTGCTTTGTCGTCTGGCTGGCGCGCCATGTTGTTTGATCCGAATGTTCTGTGTGAAGGGGGAGCGTCAGGCTTTGGGCTTGATGCCGAGCTTGGCGGCAAGGCCCTGGATGGCGAGGCGGTAGCCCTCGATGCCGAAACCGCAGAGCGAGGCGAAGGCCGCGCGCGCGGTGTAGGAGTGATGTCGGAAATTCTCGCGGGCGTGGATGTTGGTGACGTGCACCTCGACCGTCGGGATCTGCACCGCCAGCAGCGCGTCGTGCAGCGCGATCGACGTGTGCGAATAGCCGCCGGCATTGATGATGATGCCCTTCATCTTGCGGGCATGTGCCTCGTGGATGAAGTCGATCAGCTCGCCCTCGCGGTTGGACTGCCGGCAGTCCGCCTTGAGGCCGAACGTCGTTGCCGTCTCCCGGCACAGCGCCTCGACGTCGGCCAGCGACGCATGCCCGTACTTCTCGGGCTCGCGTGTCCCCAACATGTTGAGGTTCGGCCCGTTCAGGACAAGGATCGTGTCGGTTGCTGGTTCGGCCATTCCAATCCCGCAAGAGGTGCTTCGGCGTGGCGGGGGTTATAGGTAACAAAGCGCGTGAGGGGAAGCCTTGAAGGACCTCCGAGCTGGCTTCAGATGCCTCATCCGGGGTGCAAAAACCTGTGCGCAAGCTACGGAAATTGCTTGTTAACCAGTCCGAAGCATGGCTGCCGCAGCGCCAGAGGGGCTGGGTCTCCCGAGAGACCGAAAGCCCCCGCCGATCTCTCGGCGGGGGCTCGTGCGGACGGGTCGGTCAGGCTCCCGGCTTACCCCTCGATGACGTACACGATCTCGCGCGTCTGCGGACGAACGATCACGTACTGGCCGTGCACGAAGATCACCTCGTAGCCGCGCCACTCCGGATAGATCTCGACGATCCGCGGCGGGAGCGGGTGGAAATGAACGCTGGCAGGGATCGTCGTGCCGACCGAGATGTTGAAGTTGACGTTGGTCGTTTCCTCGATCTTGGTCGACTTGATCGCGGATGTGATCTCGGTCCGCTTCTCGGGCGGCGGTGCAGAAGCGGTCGCGGAGGCCGTGCCGGTCGTGGTCTGAGACTTGGTATCGGCAGCCTTGTTGTCCGCACCCTTGGTCTGACTGTCTGCGCCCTTGGTCTGGGCGTTCATATTGCCGCTCTTGGTGTCAGTCTCCGTGCTCTTGGACTTGTCCGTCTGGGACTTGTCCATCGTGCTCTTCGACTTGTCCTGCGCTGCCTTGTCCTGCGCGGACTTATCCTGCGCGCCTTGGGCGTGCTCACCCTTCGCCGCGCCGGCCTTCTCGTCGGCCGCGTTCTTGTTCATCGCGCCGGACTTGTCCATCCCACCCGACGACTTCTCCTCGGCTGCACCGCCGGGCTTCATGGCGCCGCCAGTCTGGCCGACGGTGCCCTTCTCCTGAGCGGATTCACGGCCCATCGAGCCGCCGCGCTCGGCGGCGCCGGAAGGCTGCGAGTGCTGCGTCGGCTGCGCGCCAGCGCCGCCACCGCTGTCGCGGTTCATGGTGCCCTGTGCGTTCGCCAGACCGGTGCCGGCGACGAGCGCGAGCGCGGCGACCGAGATCATAAAGCGGTTAGACATTGAATTCTCCTCACGTGTTTCTCTGCGTCATTGCCCGCGCCGACAACGAAAGGAGGTATCAGGAGTTCCGGAACATTGGCGGTTCCGCGGCATTTGTTTGTTGAACGCCAGATGAACGCGCGCGCCAGATTTCGGCGCAATGAAAAGGCCGGCGTTTCAGCCGGCCTTTTGCATGCGTGAGTTGTAGAGCAGATCCCTGATCAGCAAGTCGCCTTGTCAGCAGGTCGCTTTGCCGCAGCGGGCCATAGCGATCTTTTCCTTCAGGCTATCGACACCGACGGCGCCGACAACGATCTGCTTGCCGATCACGTAGCTGGGCGTGCCGTTCATGCCCATCGCTTCGGCGAGCTTGAAGTTCTCCTCGATGGTGCTGCGCACCTCGGCGCCGCCGATATCCTTCTCGATCTTCGCGACGTCGAGACCGGCTTCCTTGGCCGCCTGAAGCGCGCGCGCCTTGTCTGCCGCGCCACGGCCGCCGAGCAGCTTCTGATGGAAATCGAGATATTTCTTGCCGGAGGGATCCTGCATGCGCACCGCGACTGCGACCTGGGCTGCTTCCACCGAACCCTGGCTCAGCACCGGAAACTCCTTCAGCACCACCTTCAGCTTCGGATCAGCCTTCATGAGGGTGAGCATGTCGTCCATCGCGCGCTTGCAGTAGCCGCAATTGTAGTCGAAGAACTCGACGAAGGTGACGTCGCCGTCCTTGTTGCCGAGCACGACCTGGCGTGGCGAGTTGAAGATCGCATCGGAATTCTGCGCGACGCTGGCCTCGTGTTTCTGCGTCTCGGCCGCGGCCTGGCGCTTGGTGAGCTCGGCCATCGCTTCCTCGAGCACCTCGGGATGGGTGACGAGATAGTTCTTGATGATCACCTCGATGTCCGTGCGCTGGGCATCGGAGAAGCTGTCGGCCGACGCGGGCGCGGCTGCGCCGAACATGGCGAGCGCAAACAGCGCGGGAGCAAGCAGGCGCAGCGAAGGCATAGGCAAATCCTCTTATCCAAAGCAGGTTTCGGAAAACGTCCCGGCGGACTTAAGCTCGGTGTCGTGACGTCGTTTCGTAAGGCGTCGTGGCGTAAGGCGTCGTCCTGTAAGGTCGTCTTGGTCTTGTCAGTTGCGCGGCGGTTTCGACGCCACGATGTCGTCGGCCTTGACCCATCCGGGCGTGCCGACGGCGAAACGGGTTTTCGCGCGCGTCGCAAGCTCGCGGGCGGTCTTGTTGTCGCCGCGCAGATAAGCGGCCTGCGCCGACGCCAGATCGGCCTCGGCATAGTCGCCCTTCCGGCCATAGGCCATCGCGAGCTGCATGTAGCCGAGAATGGCCTCCGGTTCCCGTGCGACCGCGGCCCGGAGAATCCGAACGGCGTCATCGGTGTAGGCCTTATTATCGGACCCAACCAGAGCCTGCCCAAGTAACAT
This genomic window contains:
- the accB gene encoding acetyl-CoA carboxylase biotin carboxyl carrier protein, which codes for MARQPDDKAAAKFSSEDSALVRELALLLDETSLTEIEIERAGLRLRVARNISVAATMPMQMAAAPAALPVAAAAAAPAAADLSKHPGAVTSPMVGTAYWAPEPGAKPFIEVGSKVSVGQTLLIIEAMKTMNQIPSPRAGTVTQIVIEDGQPVEYGEPLVIIE
- the aroQ gene encoding type II 3-dehydroquinate dehydratase — protein: MAEPATDTILVLNGPNLNMLGTREPEKYGHASLADVEALCRETATTFGLKADCRQSNREGELIDFIHEAHARKMKGIIINAGGYSHTSIALHDALLAVQIPTVEVHVTNIHARENFRHHSYTARAAFASLCGFGIEGYRLAIQGLAAKLGIKPKA
- a CDS encoding DUF1236 domain-containing protein, with the translated sequence MSNRFMISVAALALVAGTGLANAQGTMNRDSGGGAGAQPTQHSQPSGAAERGGSMGRESAQEKGTVGQTGGAMKPGGAAEEKSSGGMDKSGAMNKNAADEKAGAAKGEHAQGAQDKSAQDKAAQDKSKSTMDKSQTDKSKSTETDTKSGNMNAQTKGADSQTKGADNKAADTKSQTTTGTASATASAPPPEKRTEITSAIKSTKIEETTNVNFNISVGTTIPASVHFHPLPPRIVEIYPEWRGYEVIFVHGQYVIVRPQTREIVYVIEG
- a CDS encoding DsbA family protein produces the protein MPSLRLLAPALFALAMFGAAAPASADSFSDAQRTDIEVIIKNYLVTHPEVLEEAMAELTKRQAAAETQKHEASVAQNSDAIFNSPRQVVLGNKDGDVTFVEFFDYNCGYCKRAMDDMLTLMKADPKLKVVLKEFPVLSQGSVEAAQVAVAVRMQDPSGKKYLDFHQKLLGGRGAADKARALQAAKEAGLDVAKIEKDIGGAEVRSTIEENFKLAEAMGMNGTPSYVIGKQIVVGAVGVDSLKEKIAMARCGKATC